One window of Agromyces rhizosphaerae genomic DNA carries:
- a CDS encoding RDD family protein, producing the protein MSVTTPTDAPGEPGTITAAITGLADADALGVRSAPTGRRALAFTIDAAIWSVLAAPGVIGAVVLLRVLLPAALGEASAAPADLLLPSILVLVSQVLLAAFGLVQLVLHGRRGVTVGKASLGLRSVGVVALGRPGFWRITGRATVLWLAWSVLPVVGPALLFASGLWDPSGRGRSWLDRLGSVWLVDARHGLDPADPKAVRQARRALVPPPSTRRESLPSLATDAAGAPALVPAARSASGVVTAPAAESAWVPPELAGNPRDAVLVLDDGSRVDVAGDGLLGRAPEPRVGERVVQLLPLDDPRMEISKTHAAFGIDDAGFWIADRGSTNGTSVAEPGRAAVVLAAGERTVLAWGARVEVGGRSFTVERAEVGA; encoded by the coding sequence GTGAGCGTCACCACCCCGACGGATGCCCCGGGCGAGCCCGGGACGATCACGGCCGCCATCACGGGACTGGCGGACGCCGACGCGCTCGGGGTGCGATCGGCGCCGACCGGTCGCCGCGCGCTCGCGTTCACGATCGACGCCGCGATCTGGTCGGTGCTCGCCGCACCGGGAGTGATCGGCGCGGTCGTGCTGCTGCGCGTCCTGCTCCCCGCCGCGCTGGGCGAGGCATCCGCCGCCCCCGCCGATCTCCTGCTGCCCTCGATCCTCGTGCTCGTGAGCCAGGTGCTCCTCGCGGCGTTCGGGCTGGTGCAGCTCGTCCTGCACGGTCGGCGCGGCGTCACCGTGGGCAAGGCGAGCCTGGGCCTGCGCAGCGTCGGCGTGGTCGCACTCGGCCGCCCCGGCTTCTGGCGCATCACCGGGCGGGCGACCGTGCTGTGGCTGGCCTGGTCGGTCCTCCCGGTCGTCGGGCCCGCGCTGCTGTTCGCGTCGGGCCTGTGGGACCCGAGCGGGCGCGGGCGCAGCTGGCTCGACCGGCTCGGATCGGTCTGGCTCGTCGACGCGCGCCACGGGCTCGACCCGGCCGACCCGAAGGCCGTGCGGCAGGCGCGACGTGCGCTCGTCCCGCCGCCGTCCACCCGGCGCGAGTCGCTGCCGTCGCTGGCAACGGATGCCGCGGGCGCACCCGCACTCGTCCCCGCGGCGCGCTCCGCGTCGGGCGTGGTCACCGCCCCCGCCGCAGAGTCCGCCTGGGTACCGCCCGAGCTCGCCGGCAACCCGCGCGACGCGGTGCTCGTGCTCGACGACGGCAGCCGGGTCGACGTCGCCGGCGACGGGCTGCTCGGCCGCGCCCCGGAGCCGCGTGTCGGCGAGCGGGTGGTGCAGCTGCTGCCGCTCGACGATCCGCGCATGGAGATCTCGAAGACGCATGCCGCGTTCGGCATCGACGACGCCGGGTTCTGGATCGCCGATCGCGGATCCACGAACGGCACCTCGGTCGCCGAGCCGGGTCGGGCCGCGGTCGTCCTCGCCGCGGGGGAGCGCACCGTGCTCGCGTGGGGTGCGCGCGTGGAGGTCGGCGGCAGGTCGTTCACGGTCGAGCGCGCGGAGGTCGGCGCATGA
- a CDS encoding FtsK/SpoIIIE domain-containing protein, which yields MKVKLTYRRPGGDDVDIVVTSDATATVADVARAIAAGDPRGTGTAGVPVTLAVAAPTAREAVTLAPGTLFADAAVGSGFRAAVVPDTGAGARRTAPAAELRVHSGPDAGRRIDLPEGHSVIGRGGDADVVLADPLVSKRHARIEVGHGIELVDLNSANGILVDGGLVPRLTVMPGQPIVLGDTELSIAPLSAADAADDPVLERGGALVFNRSPRVEPRYPGTEYPHPDVPTEASPRMFPWPMIVAPVIMGLSIYALTQRVLSLVIVAMAPLMLLANWFGQRSFTSRKLRQEIETFEIQAEALEERLTAEVEVEFARRQGEAPAVATIYEQAMGLGPMLWTRRPEHWNFLSFRLGTGRAASRNSIAPAPGGGGIPEYTARVEELRDRFATIDDVPVVELLPSAGAIGIAGPRAVAADVVRGLGVQLFGLHAPNEIITAAIVDPGWARELEWLKWLPHTTSPRSPFAQFALADSQATGTALLNALEETILQRLTGTTTRRGPLRDADTAMELGAQVGEAIEQGDSGDGDMALVLFVSADAPVDRPRLTQVIERGADAGIYTIFLGPSVEALPAACRTFVDASGGLEDATVGLVRAGRTYEHVRVEGVSAAYADVFAKRLAPVVDASTVVADSSDLPRSVSMLGLIGHDLAETCSSVVERWRQNDSVADRSGTALPRLKRAGTLKAFVGQSTPDAMTLDLRSQGPHALVGGTTGSGKSEFLQAWVLGMAAEYSPDRVTFLFVDYKGGSAFADCVDLPHCVGLVTDLNPHLVRRALTSLRAELHHRERLFHRKKAKDLLELERRRDPECPPALVLVIDEFAALANEVPEFVDGVVDIAQRGRSLGIHLIMATQRPAGVIKDNLRANTNLRVALRMADESDSRDVVGDAVAAGFDPALPGRAIAKTGPGRLVPFQSAYAGGWSVEERVEAEVRVAELRFGGVLLWEVEAGPEEAELAVDPGPNDQRRMVRSLVAAATEASIPTPRRPWLDDLADAVDLVDLPVAGDSQVVVGLADRPERQLQEPVHFVPDRDGSMLVYGTSGSGKSTALRTVAIAAGMRPDAGAAQVYALDFGSGSLRSLEVLPHVGAVIPGDDTERVQRLLRTIGDLIDRRGRAFSAVDAASLTEYRDLTGAAEPRVFVLVDGFAQFRSEWDGAAVRAPYYNAFMRILGEGRPLGVHVVATADRAGAVPTAVAANVTKRIVLRLSEETAYQVLGVPKDVLDERTVPGRAIVDGAEAQVAVLGGSTNVATQTAALGALAARLRHEGAPEAPGIGALPAAFPGAHLPESVSGEPVLGLADETLGPIGFEPVGTFAVTGPPQSGKSQALRGLVDAMRRFDPDVRLFHFAGRRAQLADHAPWTRSATNVADAKALAKELVELVPDERLGHRIMVVVEQVTQFADTEAERPLKELFQAINRSDHFLVGDADVSLLSSGFGFIGDFKAGRRGVALRPDAFDGDSVFKVPFPKVRRADFPEGRGIFVQHGRIQTVQLPLS from the coding sequence ATGAAGGTCAAGCTCACCTACCGGCGGCCCGGAGGCGACGACGTCGACATCGTCGTGACCTCGGACGCCACGGCGACGGTCGCGGACGTCGCCCGGGCGATCGCGGCGGGCGACCCGCGTGGCACCGGCACGGCGGGCGTGCCGGTCACGCTCGCGGTGGCCGCCCCGACCGCGCGTGAGGCGGTCACGCTGGCGCCGGGCACGCTCTTCGCGGATGCGGCGGTCGGCTCCGGGTTCCGCGCCGCGGTGGTGCCCGACACGGGGGCCGGTGCGCGCCGCACCGCGCCGGCGGCGGAGCTCCGCGTGCACAGCGGCCCGGACGCGGGCCGGCGCATCGACCTCCCCGAGGGGCACAGCGTCATCGGCCGTGGCGGCGACGCCGACGTGGTGCTGGCGGATCCGCTCGTCTCCAAGCGCCACGCGCGCATCGAGGTCGGGCACGGCATCGAACTCGTCGACCTGAACTCGGCGAACGGCATCCTCGTCGACGGCGGGCTCGTGCCGCGCCTCACGGTGATGCCCGGGCAGCCCATCGTGCTGGGCGACACCGAGCTCTCGATCGCCCCGCTGTCCGCAGCGGATGCCGCGGACGACCCGGTGCTCGAGCGCGGCGGTGCGCTCGTGTTCAACCGGTCGCCGCGGGTCGAGCCGCGCTACCCGGGCACCGAGTACCCGCACCCGGACGTGCCGACCGAGGCATCCCCCCGCATGTTCCCGTGGCCGATGATCGTCGCGCCCGTGATCATGGGGCTCTCGATCTACGCGCTCACCCAGCGCGTGCTGTCGCTCGTGATCGTCGCGATGGCCCCGCTCATGCTGCTCGCCAACTGGTTCGGGCAGCGCAGCTTCACGAGTCGCAAGCTCCGGCAGGAGATCGAGACCTTCGAGATCCAGGCCGAGGCCCTCGAGGAGCGCCTGACGGCCGAGGTCGAGGTCGAGTTCGCCCGGCGGCAGGGGGAGGCGCCCGCGGTCGCGACGATCTACGAGCAGGCGATGGGCCTCGGCCCCATGCTCTGGACCCGGCGGCCCGAGCACTGGAACTTCCTGTCGTTCCGGCTCGGCACGGGCCGGGCGGCGAGCCGCAACTCGATCGCGCCGGCGCCCGGCGGGGGCGGCATCCCCGAGTACACGGCCCGGGTCGAGGAACTGCGCGACCGGTTCGCGACCATCGACGACGTGCCCGTCGTCGAGCTGCTGCCGAGCGCGGGCGCCATCGGCATCGCGGGCCCGCGCGCCGTCGCCGCCGACGTCGTGCGCGGCCTCGGCGTGCAGCTGTTCGGACTGCACGCCCCGAACGAGATCATCACCGCCGCGATCGTCGACCCCGGCTGGGCCCGCGAGCTCGAGTGGCTGAAGTGGCTGCCGCACACCACGAGCCCGCGTTCGCCGTTCGCGCAGTTCGCGCTGGCGGACAGCCAGGCGACCGGCACCGCCCTGCTGAACGCGCTCGAGGAGACCATCCTGCAGCGCCTCACCGGCACGACGACCCGCCGCGGCCCGCTGCGCGACGCCGACACCGCAATGGAGCTCGGCGCACAGGTCGGCGAGGCGATCGAGCAGGGCGACTCGGGCGACGGCGACATGGCGCTCGTGCTGTTCGTGTCGGCGGATGCCCCGGTGGACCGGCCGCGCCTCACCCAGGTGATCGAACGCGGTGCCGACGCGGGCATCTACACGATCTTCCTCGGCCCGAGCGTCGAGGCGCTGCCCGCCGCGTGCCGCACGTTCGTCGACGCGTCCGGCGGACTCGAGGACGCCACCGTCGGTCTCGTCCGCGCCGGGCGCACGTACGAGCACGTGCGCGTCGAGGGCGTGTCGGCCGCCTACGCCGACGTGTTCGCGAAGCGCCTCGCGCCGGTCGTCGACGCGAGCACCGTCGTCGCCGACTCGAGCGACCTGCCCCGATCGGTGTCGATGCTCGGGCTCATCGGGCACGACCTCGCCGAGACGTGTTCGAGCGTCGTCGAGCGCTGGCGCCAGAACGACTCGGTCGCCGACCGCTCCGGTACGGCGCTTCCGCGGCTGAAGCGCGCCGGCACCCTCAAGGCGTTCGTCGGCCAGTCGACCCCCGACGCCATGACGCTCGACCTGCGCAGCCAGGGACCGCACGCGCTCGTCGGGGGCACCACGGGCTCCGGCAAATCGGAGTTCCTGCAGGCGTGGGTGCTCGGCATGGCCGCCGAGTACAGCCCCGACCGGGTGACGTTCCTGTTCGTCGACTACAAGGGCGGCTCGGCGTTCGCCGACTGCGTCGACCTGCCGCACTGCGTCGGGCTCGTGACCGACCTGAACCCCCACCTCGTGCGCCGCGCGCTCACGAGCCTGCGGGCCGAGCTGCACCACCGCGAACGGCTCTTCCACCGCAAGAAGGCGAAGGACCTGCTCGAGCTCGAGCGGCGGCGCGACCCCGAGTGCCCGCCGGCGCTCGTGCTCGTGATCGACGAGTTCGCCGCGCTCGCGAACGAGGTGCCCGAGTTCGTCGACGGCGTCGTCGACATCGCCCAGCGCGGGCGCTCGCTCGGCATCCACCTGATCATGGCGACGCAGCGGCCCGCCGGCGTCATCAAGGACAACCTCCGCGCGAACACGAACCTGCGTGTCGCGCTGCGCATGGCCGACGAGTCCGACTCGCGCGACGTGGTCGGCGACGCGGTCGCGGCCGGCTTCGACCCCGCGCTGCCGGGCCGGGCGATCGCGAAGACGGGCCCCGGTCGACTCGTGCCGTTCCAGTCCGCCTACGCGGGCGGCTGGAGCGTCGAGGAGCGCGTCGAGGCCGAGGTGCGCGTCGCCGAGCTCCGTTTCGGCGGCGTGCTCCTCTGGGAGGTCGAAGCCGGGCCGGAAGAGGCCGAGCTCGCCGTCGACCCCGGTCCGAACGACCAGCGGCGCATGGTGCGCAGCCTCGTCGCGGCGGCCACGGAGGCATCGATCCCCACGCCGCGCCGGCCCTGGCTCGACGACCTCGCCGACGCCGTCGACCTCGTCGACCTCCCGGTCGCGGGCGACTCGCAGGTGGTCGTCGGGCTGGCCGACCGGCCGGAGCGCCAGCTGCAGGAGCCGGTGCACTTCGTGCCGGACCGCGACGGCTCGATGCTCGTCTACGGCACGAGCGGCTCGGGCAAGTCGACCGCGCTGCGCACGGTCGCGATCGCGGCGGGCATGCGGCCGGACGCGGGCGCGGCGCAGGTGTACGCGCTCGACTTCGGGTCGGGCTCGCTGCGGTCGCTCGAGGTGCTGCCGCACGTCGGCGCGGTCATCCCGGGCGACGACACCGAGCGGGTGCAGCGGCTGCTCCGCACGATCGGCGACCTGATCGATCGTCGGGGTCGGGCGTTCAGCGCGGTCGACGCGGCGAGCCTGACCGAGTACCGCGACCTCACCGGGGCGGCCGAGCCGCGCGTGTTCGTGCTCGTCGACGGGTTCGCGCAGTTCCGTTCCGAGTGGGACGGCGCTGCGGTCCGCGCGCCGTACTACAACGCGTTCATGCGCATCCTCGGCGAGGGTCGCCCGCTGGGTGTGCACGTGGTCGCCACCGCCGACCGGGCCGGCGCGGTGCCGACGGCGGTCGCGGCGAACGTGACGAAGCGCATCGTGCTCCGCCTGTCGGAGGAGACCGCCTACCAGGTGCTGGGCGTGCCGAAGGACGTGCTCGACGAGCGCACCGTGCCGGGGCGGGCGATCGTCGACGGCGCGGAAGCCCAGGTCGCCGTGCTCGGCGGCTCGACGAACGTGGCGACCCAGACGGCGGCGCTGGGGGCCCTCGCTGCACGCCTGCGCCACGAGGGTGCTCCCGAGGCGCCCGGCATCGGCGCGCTGCCGGCCGCATTCCCGGGTGCGCACCTGCCCGAGTCGGTCTCGGGCGAACCCGTGCTCGGCCTCGCCGACGAGACGCTCGGGCCGATCGGCTTCGAGCCGGTGGGCACGTTCGCGGTCACCGGCCCGCCGCAGAGCGGCAAGTCGCAGGCGCTCCGCGGGCTCGTCGACGCGATGCGGCGATTCGACCCCGACGTGCGCCTGTTCCACTTCGCGGGCCGCCGCGCGCAACTCGCCGACCACGCGCCCTGGACCCGGAGCGCCACGAACGTCGCCGACGCGAAGGCGCTGGCGAAGGAGCTCGTCGAGCTCGTCCCCGACGAGCGGCTCGGCCATCGCATCATGGTCGTGGTCGAGCAGGTCACCCAGTTCGCCGACACCGAGGCGGAGCGCCCGCTCAAGGAGCTCTTCCAGGCGATCAACCGCAGCGACCACTTCCTCGTGGGCGACGCCGACGTGTCGCTGCTGTCGAGCGGCTTCGGCTTCATCGGCGACTTCAAGGCGGGTCGGCGGGGGGTTGCCCTGCGGCCCGACGCGTTCGACGGCGACTCGGTGTTCAAGGTGCCGTTCCCGAAGGTCAGGCGCGCGGACTTCCCCGAGGGCCGGGGCATCTTCGTGCAGCACGGGCGCATCCAGACGGTGCAGCTGCCGCTGTCATGA
- a CDS encoding UbiA family prenyltransferase: protein MDPTRLGRMIEWIEGHPGDITRRGDEIVDLGMQMRESAGLLEAIAEGAEGMEGLSVDALREVIGEVHEELRLAGERYSPTGLALKTYAGSLEEVQTGLRMLLDDCEQAWNAYTARRLEYMSTPQPTPDPETGVVDATAHDDALLRREQAHDAWEMLADDYDARYDTWEAAFERATDAIGSANDGGIEDSWRDDLAGFSDAALGFLQFAGIVLAVLAIIIGGPLIAVLGTIVGILTLVLTLYMKYYGRRSWGDVAWAVVGVIPIGKLGAFAEGAETGTRAFLRGFVAADEIGPAISQARNGWTAIRTGFTAAGSGVPGLAGAGRSLFTEIADEMGSGADIFARYMGAADRAALEAATDNGVNAAHFLAGSMDVRIKTILANLKEMPGIDAPPAPPVDTWREQLAASS from the coding sequence ATGGACCCCACCCGCCTGGGCCGCATGATCGAGTGGATCGAGGGCCACCCCGGCGACATCACGCGCCGCGGCGACGAGATCGTCGACCTGGGCATGCAGATGCGCGAGTCCGCCGGGCTGCTCGAGGCGATCGCCGAGGGTGCCGAGGGCATGGAGGGCCTCAGCGTCGATGCGCTCCGCGAGGTCATCGGCGAGGTGCACGAGGAACTGCGGCTCGCGGGGGAACGATACTCGCCCACGGGTCTCGCGCTGAAGACGTACGCGGGGTCGCTCGAGGAGGTGCAGACCGGGCTCCGCATGCTCCTGGACGACTGCGAGCAGGCGTGGAACGCGTACACCGCGCGCCGGCTGGAGTACATGTCGACACCGCAGCCCACGCCGGACCCCGAGACCGGCGTGGTCGACGCCACCGCGCACGACGACGCGCTCCTGCGTCGCGAGCAGGCGCACGACGCCTGGGAGATGCTCGCCGACGACTACGACGCGAGGTACGACACCTGGGAGGCCGCGTTCGAGCGCGCGACCGACGCGATCGGTTCAGCGAACGACGGCGGCATCGAGGACTCCTGGCGGGACGATCTCGCCGGCTTCTCGGATGCGGCGCTCGGCTTCCTCCAGTTCGCCGGCATCGTGCTCGCGGTGCTCGCGATCATCATCGGCGGTCCGCTCATCGCGGTGCTCGGCACCATCGTCGGCATCCTCACGCTCGTGCTCACGCTGTACATGAAGTACTACGGCCGCCGTTCCTGGGGCGACGTGGCCTGGGCGGTCGTCGGCGTCATCCCGATCGGCAAGCTCGGCGCCTTCGCCGAGGGCGCCGAGACGGGCACCAGGGCGTTCCTCAGGGGGTTCGTCGCAGCGGACGAGATCGGCCCCGCGATCAGCCAGGCCCGGAACGGCTGGACGGCGATCCGCACCGGCTTCACCGCGGCCGGGAGCGGGGTGCCCGGTCTGGCCGGCGCAGGGCGGTCGCTGTTCACCGAGATCGCCGACGAGATGGGCAGCGGCGCCGACATCTTCGCCCGCTACATGGGCGCGGCCGACCGCGCCGCGCTCGAGGCGGCCACCGACAACGGGGTCAATGCGGCGCACTTCCTCGCGGGCAGCATGGATGTGCGCATCAAGACGATCCTCGCGAACCTCAAGGAGATGCCCGGAATCGATGCCCCGCCCGCGCCGCCCGTCGACACGTGGCGCGAGCAGCTCGCCGCGAGCTCGTGA
- a CDS encoding WXG100 family type VII secretion target encodes MADFGASYGEMEAMAAKLGDARDDIQAQLDQLKASVDNLLGEDFRTQHASGRFGQGYEELTTGLKSAVDGIGEMGESLRAMMHAIQDLDQQLAGG; translated from the coding sequence ATGGCGGACTTCGGAGCGTCGTACGGCGAGATGGAGGCCATGGCGGCGAAGCTCGGCGATGCGCGGGACGACATCCAGGCGCAGCTCGACCAGCTCAAGGCGTCGGTGGACAACCTGCTGGGCGAGGACTTCCGGACGCAGCACGCGTCCGGCCGCTTCGGGCAGGGCTACGAGGAGCTGACGACGGGCCTGAAGTCGGCCGTGGACGGCATCGGCGAGATGGGCGAGTCGCTGCGCGCGATGATGCACGCGATCCAGGACCTCGACCAGCAGCTCGCGGGCGGCTGA
- a CDS encoding DUF6121 family protein, with amino-acid sequence MDADQRSYARALAPFATATYLAALVCAFGFLALLFGGDPITLPDAGLLLGPAMVGVAVLVLLAILLFAVPGRRFRDQAASTWFGIWTGVAAWAGYVGTGVVAYGGVVESFDFLVTLVLSPFTSIVALFAAAVTWADIALVRRRGRSAGPPRWPWEDRT; translated from the coding sequence ATGGACGCCGACCAGCGGAGCTACGCGCGGGCGCTCGCCCCGTTCGCGACCGCGACCTACCTCGCCGCGCTGGTGTGCGCCTTCGGGTTCCTGGCCCTGCTCTTCGGCGGCGACCCGATCACGCTGCCCGACGCCGGCCTGCTGCTCGGTCCCGCCATGGTCGGCGTCGCGGTGCTGGTGCTGCTCGCGATCCTGCTGTTCGCCGTGCCCGGGCGCCGGTTCCGCGACCAGGCCGCGTCGACCTGGTTCGGCATCTGGACGGGCGTGGCCGCGTGGGCCGGCTACGTGGGGACCGGGGTGGTCGCCTACGGCGGCGTCGTCGAGTCGTTCGACTTCCTGGTCACGCTCGTCCTGAGTCCGTTCACCTCGATCGTCGCGCTGTTCGCCGCCGCCGTCACGTGGGCCGACATCGCGCTCGTGCGCCGGCGCGGTCGCAGCGCGGGGCCGCCGCGATGGCCGTGGGAGGATCGCACGTGA
- a CDS encoding spermidine/putrescine ABC transporter substrate-binding protein — MDGSIEARVSHEVDNWLRWLPRWRPGTARARARLCRRCFGSPILAAAGLEVDVPHGVQHALSMRMKGIIDVAVDDYTDRNLPLLHRELRQAEERKARRPYRPGEGLDPEYRGLELDPDPAPDQPFLFTIGGLERDVAAGTEPEQPRPLSQEEKAAIREEVRLADEFAKQIGRRICAALRDHRARIAEGIAGIVEPQVAELLADLDRELDSPMWPGP, encoded by the coding sequence ATGGACGGGTCGATCGAGGCTCGGGTCAGCCACGAGGTCGACAACTGGCTCCGCTGGCTCCCGCGATGGCGCCCCGGCACCGCGCGTGCCCGGGCGCGGCTCTGCCGACGCTGCTTCGGATCGCCGATCCTCGCCGCCGCCGGGCTCGAGGTCGACGTGCCGCACGGCGTGCAGCACGCGCTCTCGATGCGCATGAAGGGCATCATCGACGTCGCGGTCGACGACTACACCGACCGCAACCTCCCGCTGCTGCACCGTGAGCTGCGGCAGGCGGAGGAGCGCAAGGCGCGGCGGCCCTACCGTCCCGGCGAGGGCCTCGACCCGGAGTACCGCGGCCTCGAGCTCGACCCCGACCCGGCGCCCGACCAGCCGTTCCTGTTCACGATCGGCGGGCTCGAGCGCGACGTCGCGGCCGGCACCGAGCCCGAGCAGCCGCGCCCGCTGTCGCAGGAGGAGAAGGCGGCCATCCGTGAGGAGGTCCGGCTCGCCGACGAGTTCGCCAAGCAGATCGGGCGCCGGATCTGCGCCGCCCTGCGGGACCACCGCGCGCGGATCGCCGAGGGGATCGCCGGCATCGTGGAGCCCCAGGTGGCCGAGCTGCTCGCCGACCTCGACCGCGAGCTGGACTCGCCGATGTGGCCGGGACCCTGA
- the rpsL gene encoding 30S ribosomal protein S12, producing MPTIQQLVRKGRSPKVDKTKAPALKANPQQRGVCTRVYTTTPKKPNSALRKVARVKLSNGTEVTAYIPGEGHNLQEHSMVLVRGGRVKDLPGVRYKIIRGALDTQAVKNRKQSRSRYGAKMEKK from the coding sequence GTGCCCACCATTCAGCAGCTGGTCCGCAAGGGCCGCTCGCCGAAGGTCGACAAGACCAAGGCCCCGGCCCTGAAGGCCAACCCCCAGCAGCGCGGCGTCTGCACGCGCGTCTACACCACCACCCCGAAGAAGCCGAACTCGGCCCTGCGCAAGGTCGCCCGAGTGAAGCTCTCCAACGGCACCGAGGTCACCGCCTACATCCCCGGCGAGGGCCACAACCTGCAGGAGCACTCGATGGTGCTCGTCCGCGGCGGCCGTGTGAAGGACCTCCCCGGCGTCCGCTACAAGATCATCCGCGGCGCGCTCGACACGCAGGCGGTCAAGAACCGCAAGCAGTCGCGCAGCCGCTACGGCGCGAAGATGGAGAAGAAGTAA
- the rpsG gene encoding 30S ribosomal protein S7 — translation MPRKGPAPKRPVVADPVYGSPVVSQLVNKILIDGKKDLAQRIVYDALETVASKSGQDAVVTLKKALDNVRPTLEVRSRRVGGSTYQVPVEVKPHRANTLALRWLTSYAKARREKTMTERLTNEILDASNGLGAAVKRREDTHKMAESNRAFAHYRW, via the coding sequence ATGCCTCGCAAGGGACCCGCTCCGAAGCGCCCCGTCGTCGCCGACCCCGTCTACGGGTCGCCGGTCGTCAGCCAGCTCGTCAACAAGATCCTGATCGACGGCAAGAAGGACCTCGCGCAGCGCATCGTCTACGACGCGCTCGAGACCGTCGCCTCGAAGTCCGGCCAGGACGCCGTCGTGACCCTCAAGAAGGCCCTGGACAACGTGCGCCCGACCCTCGAGGTCCGCTCGCGCCGCGTCGGCGGCTCGACCTACCAGGTCCCCGTCGAGGTCAAGCCGCACCGTGCGAACACCCTGGCGCTGCGCTGGCTCACCAGCTACGCCAAGGCCCGCCGCGAGAAGACCATGACCGAGCGTCTCACCAACGAGATCCTCGACGCCTCGAACGGCCTGGGTGCCGCGGTCAAGCGCCGCGAGGACACCCACAAGATGGCCGAGTCGAACCGCGCCTTCGCCCACTACCGCTGGTAG